Below is a window of Gimesia chilikensis DNA.
ATGCGTGGAGCGTCTGTCATGGATTCACCTGCACAACGGCTTTTCCCATTTTGTTCCCCTGAAACAGATCGAGAAACGCGGCGGGGGTGTTTTCGAGTCCTGTGGTGACGGTCTCTTCCCAGTGAACTTTGCCGGCTTTGACCCAATCTCCCATCTGATGCTGGAATTCGGCCTGCATGTCAGTGTGATCAAATACGAGAAATCCCTGCATGCGAAGCCGTTTGGTAATGATTTTAAACAGGTTCGCCGGTCCGGGCTGTGGTGTTTTGTCGTTATAGGTTGAGATCATCCCGCAACAGACAATCCGACCGTAGTCATTCATATTATCCAGGGCTGCCTGCAGGTGATCGCCGCCCACATTGTCGTAATAGAGATCGATGCCTTCTGGCGCGTGTTCCCGCAAGGCTGCGGAAACATCGTCGACCTCGCTGTAATTAAAGGCGGCGTCGATGCCGGCTTTGTCTTTGAGCCAATCGATCTTGGCTTGTGAACCGGCACTTCCCACGACATAACAGCCCTTGATTTTCGCGATCTGACAAACGATCGAACCGACGGCACCGGAGGCGGCAGAGACAAACACGCGATCCCCCGGCTGAAGTCCGCCGATCTTCAGTGTCCCCACATAGGCAGTCATGCCTGTCATGCCCATGATACTCAGATAAGCCGACAATGGCGCCGCCTGGGGATCGACTTTCGTCACGCCTGTGCCGTCGGAAATCCAGGTATCCCGCCAGCCCTGGTTGCCTAACACATAATCGCCTGCGGCATACTCCGCATGCTTTGAGGTGATGACTTTCCCGACACAGGCCCCTTCCAGCGGCGCCCCGATCTGAAACGGTTCGACGTAGCTTTCCCCTTCCCGCATGCGTCCCCGCATATACGGATCGACGGAGAGCCATTCGTTGCGCACGAGGAATTCATTCTCACCGGGATCGCCGAGCTCGGTTTCCACGAGTTCGAAATTGTCGAGTGTGGGTTCTCCTGCGGGATAGGCAGTTAACTGGAAACGACGTGAGCGCATGGTTGATGGTCCTTTTCAGATTGAAACAATTTTCTGTTTTTTGAGAGGCGCGTCAGGGCATCGAAACAGCATAGCAACAAGCCACCATCGGAATGACGGGCATGCATTACCTGCTGCGGATTGAAAGTATTCTTACCCTCTCGAAGCCCGTCATGCAGACTGGACTGCGCAGGAAGGAAATTGATCAGCCGGCCCTGGTGGCACCTCCCAGCAGTGTCAGGACTTCTCCTGTGACATAACTGGAATCGGCATTCGAGGCAAAGTAGACATACGCCGGGGCAATCTCTTCCGGCTGCGCGGGCCTGCCATAGGGAGTACCACTTCCAAAGTCTTTGATTTCTTCGTCAGAACGTTCTGCGGGATTGAGCGGTGTCCAGACAGGTCCTGGAGCGACACAATTAACGCGAATCTCCCGGTCCACCAGATTTTGAGCCAGTGATTTGGTAAACGCGTGGATGGCGCCTTTGGTGGCGGAGTAATCCAGCAGACCGCCACTCCCCTCCAGACCGGTAATTGAGCCGGTATTAATAATACTGGCCCCCGGCTGCAGATGCTTCAGGGCTGCCTGGGACATATGGAAATAGCCATAAATGTTGGTTTTGAATGTATGATCCCATTGCGTTTCTGTCACATCATCAATGGATGACTGGTGCTGTTGAAACGCGGCATTGTTGACGAGGATATCCAGATGGCCGAATTCTTCCAGGGCCAACTCGACCGCGGTACGACAAAATGACGGATCGGAAACATCTCCGCAAATCAGCAGCACACCAGCGGGCTTATCATCGTGTTCGATCTGCTCCACAATGAAGCGGCGCGTCTCTTCGGCATCCTGTTGTTCTTCTTCCAGGTAGGTCAGTGCCACGGAAGCACCTTCCCGGGCGAACAGGGTGGCGACGGCGCGTCCAATGCCCGAATCGCCGCCGGTAATCAGGGCCACCTTCCCCGCTAACTTACCTGCCGCTCGATAATCGGGGGCTTCAAAGTGAGGCGACGGATCCATATTTTCTTCAATCCCAGGTTTCTCAAGCCCCTGAGCGGGAAATGTGGGAGTCGGTTGCTGGCGAGTCATGCGTATCATTCCTTAAAGAAGTATTCTAATCGAATCCAGCGAAAGACTGATATATGCTTAGGGACTGGATTCCTGGATTACTGATTGAACAGCGGGGACAATCCGCATTTCACATACCAAAGCCGACAATAATGCTGCGACAGCCACTTTGAAAAGAATCACGCTGGCATTGAAACGCGGCGCGGGCCAGCCAGATAGTTCCCCGGGCTGGCAGATTGACTTGCGCTCGTGAGTACCGGGTTTTCTCCCGATGAAATCGGTGGATTTTTACTGGATGCAAAACAACCAGACTGCGCGATTAACGGCCGCATTCAATTCCAAATTGATCGCTGAACGACCTGCTGAACAGGTCAGTCAAGCAGCTATCTTCCGGTGCGATTCCGGCGTCATAATATTTTCGCCCATGAAATAGCGTTCAGACATCGAGAACAAATCCCACCGGTGGAGTAGAGCATTTTTCCGTCTTGAGCTGGCACGATTCGTGCTAAGAGGGATGGTCTCACCTATCGGACAGGCTGTCACATTTTTCCCTCTAACTGATTCAGGATTCTCTCATGCTGAAACTGCAGGAAGCGACACTGCCAGAAGAACATCTCAACCATCGCATCAAACGCACAATTCATCAACTGGGTTACCCCCAGTTGAAACAGATCCACTGTGAATCGATCGGCTCGACGTTGATTCTGCAGGGAGAGCTCTCTTCCTGGTATCAACTGCAACTTGTTCTTAAAATCGCCGTCGATGAACCGGAGGTCGAGCGGGTGGAAAATCAGATCCAGGTCCGAAGCAGGGTACCGCTTTCGTTGGTGCCAGATCACTAATATCTTCGTGTTTCTGTACTACAAACGCATTTTCAAGGCGTTTGTTTCAAAGTTTAGCAAAAGTTGTGCCCCCCCTCCCGGTTCCAGCTCTGCGCGGTAACGAAGCAGGAACAGTTCTATTTTATCATCAGCCATGCCTGTGTCTTGCGCTAAAGATTCGCATCAGTTCCGAACCAATTTCAGTCCGGCATTTGAAGTTGGATATTTTATATTTTGAATAACTGAAAGAATAATCACGCTTTTGATATTCCTCATTTCAACAGGCTACGGTAGGGTGAGGTCTACGAGCATATATTTGCAAGGAGATCTGGCATATCCATTTCGTGAGTAATACAGACTCACCAGAGATCATCAAAGCCGGATCGAATAGAAGCAAATAAGAAGAGAATGCAGACTCTTCAAAGCAGATGAAGGTCCCCCCTCTCCATCTTACAGTGGATCTTTTAATTTTGTTCTTTTGAAATCATCCCGTTGCTGATGCAGTTTTC
It encodes the following:
- a CDS encoding SDR family oxidoreductase — its product is MTRQQPTPTFPAQGLEKPGIEENMDPSPHFEAPDYRAAGKLAGKVALITGGDSGIGRAVATLFAREGASVALTYLEEEQQDAEETRRFIVEQIEHDDKPAGVLLICGDVSDPSFCRTAVELALEEFGHLDILVNNAAFQQHQSSIDDVTETQWDHTFKTNIYGYFHMSQAALKHLQPGASIINTGSITGLEGSGGLLDYSATKGAIHAFTKSLAQNLVDREIRVNCVAPGPVWTPLNPAERSDEEIKDFGSGTPYGRPAQPEEIAPAYVYFASNADSSYVTGEVLTLLGGATRAG
- a CDS encoding NADP-dependent oxidoreductase — its product is MRSRRFQLTAYPAGEPTLDNFELVETELGDPGENEFLVRNEWLSVDPYMRGRMREGESYVEPFQIGAPLEGACVGKVITSKHAEYAAGDYVLGNQGWRDTWISDGTGVTKVDPQAAPLSAYLSIMGMTGMTAYVGTLKIGGLQPGDRVFVSAASGAVGSIVCQIAKIKGCYVVGSAGSQAKIDWLKDKAGIDAAFNYSEVDDVSAALREHAPEGIDLYYDNVGGDHLQAALDNMNDYGRIVCCGMISTYNDKTPQPGPANLFKIITKRLRMQGFLVFDHTDMQAEFQHQMGDWVKAGKVHWEETVTTGLENTPAAFLDLFQGNKMGKAVVQVNP